A window of Elusimicrobiota bacterium contains these coding sequences:
- a CDS encoding glycine C-acetyltransferase has translation MVTAKLMGFLDEEIAKLKSEGRFVKLRILEGPQEPVSVIDGKKVVNLTSNNYLDLANHPALKAAAKSAIDKYGVGTAAVRPIIGTMDIHMQLERKLAEFKGTEAALVFQSGFTVNVACCQSLMSDEKDLLISDELNHASIIDGGRLSKAVRKIYPHKDMKALKAILESGEARGARRKMIVTDGVFSMDGDLAPLPQIVELAEKHGAFVMVDDAHASGVMGRNGRGTPDHFGLTQRVQIQIGTLSKAVAAIGGYVAGSKSLRDYLASVGRPFMFSSSHPPSVTATCIAALDLLLLEPQRIEKLWNNARHFKEGLKKLGFDTGASETPITPVIVGDTAKAQKFSARLFEEGVFALSICYPIVARGKDRLRTIVSSGHTERDLDFALEKFGKVGRELGLI, from the coding sequence ATGGTCACCGCGAAACTGATGGGATTCCTGGACGAGGAGATCGCCAAGCTCAAGAGCGAGGGCCGCTTCGTCAAGCTGCGCATCCTGGAAGGCCCTCAGGAGCCGGTCTCGGTCATCGACGGCAAGAAGGTGGTGAACCTCACCTCCAACAACTACCTCGACCTGGCCAACCATCCGGCGCTGAAGGCCGCGGCCAAGTCCGCCATCGACAAGTACGGGGTGGGCACCGCCGCGGTCCGGCCGATCATCGGGACCATGGACATCCACATGCAGCTGGAGCGCAAGCTCGCGGAGTTCAAGGGCACCGAGGCGGCCTTGGTCTTCCAATCGGGCTTCACGGTCAACGTCGCCTGCTGCCAGAGCCTGATGTCCGACGAGAAGGACCTGCTGATCTCGGATGAGCTCAACCACGCCTCGATCATCGATGGGGGCAGGCTCTCCAAGGCCGTGCGCAAGATCTATCCGCACAAGGACATGAAGGCCTTGAAGGCCATCCTGGAGTCTGGCGAGGCGCGCGGCGCGCGGCGCAAGATGATCGTGACGGACGGGGTCTTCAGCATGGACGGCGACCTCGCGCCTCTGCCGCAGATCGTGGAGCTGGCCGAGAAGCACGGAGCCTTCGTGATGGTGGACGACGCGCACGCCTCGGGCGTGATGGGCCGCAACGGCCGCGGCACGCCGGACCATTTCGGCCTGACCCAGAGGGTGCAGATCCAGATCGGGACCTTGTCCAAGGCCGTGGCCGCCATCGGCGGCTACGTGGCGGGCTCGAAGTCCCTGCGCGACTATCTGGCCTCGGTGGGGCGGCCTTTCATGTTCTCCAGCTCGCATCCGCCGTCGGTGACGGCGACCTGCATCGCGGCCTTGGACCTGCTGCTGCTGGAGCCTCAGCGCATCGAGAAGCTCTGGAACAACGCCCGCCACTTCAAGGAGGGCTTGAAGAAGCTGGGCTTTGACACGGGGGCCAGCGAGACGCCGATCACGCCGGTCATCGTCGGCGACACGGCCAAGGCGCAGAAGTTCAGCGCCCGGCTCTTCGAGGAGGGGGTCTTCGCCCTCTCCATCTGCTACCCGATCGTGGCCAGGGGCAAGGACCGCCTGCGCACCATCGTGTCCTCGGGGCACACGGAGCGCGACCTGGACTTCGCCTTGGAGAAGTTCGGGAAGGTCGGCAGGGAGCTCGGCCTCATTTAG
- a CDS encoding LysM peptidoglycan-binding domain-containing protein, whose protein sequence is MLNASLSLLLLLGLPPGQCQAPAREATTSQNDLAAMRIILEEIAVDPNNQRAQSLLKDLWQSNLRKREAALEPGLKAGGAPKASPESQKRLSQAIEVLDSVKKEGRPSGGASPADSGMFTALVRGAADSYEQGRQKDAMLLLSTALDLYPAKTSTQVLSEVATSTQPATPDAAESARQLFRAGIRFYRAGDLAQAAQSFREGLAYDPSNEWIKESLERTMDELKKSFDKSMKDLKLNAAVAPSRPASQPASQPAPQPAPQSPEPSAARHVVQKGDTFWNLAQRYYGDPQRWEVIRDANGQNLELGATVLIPPVAASSGAVKRQQPAVATDRPRSHVVRKGDSLTRLAKKYYGNASYFQFILRANPGLKDGDDLKFGSTLVIPPLPKTSPRQ, encoded by the coding sequence ATGCTCAACGCCAGCCTCTCCCTCCTCTTGCTGCTGGGGCTTCCTCCCGGGCAGTGCCAAGCCCCGGCCCGCGAGGCGACGACGTCCCAGAACGATCTGGCCGCCATGCGTATCATCCTGGAAGAGATCGCGGTCGACCCCAATAACCAAAGGGCCCAGTCCCTGCTCAAGGATCTGTGGCAGTCGAACCTCCGCAAGCGCGAGGCGGCCCTGGAGCCGGGGCTGAAGGCCGGCGGCGCGCCGAAGGCTTCCCCGGAGTCCCAGAAGCGGCTGTCCCAGGCCATCGAGGTGCTGGATTCCGTCAAAAAGGAAGGACGGCCCTCGGGCGGGGCATCCCCCGCCGATTCGGGCATGTTCACGGCCCTGGTGCGGGGCGCGGCCGACTCTTACGAGCAAGGCCGTCAGAAGGATGCCATGCTCCTGCTGAGCACCGCGCTTGACCTGTATCCCGCGAAGACCTCCACCCAGGTCCTCAGCGAAGTGGCGACGTCTACCCAGCCCGCGACTCCCGATGCCGCGGAGTCGGCCCGGCAGCTCTTCCGGGCCGGGATCCGCTTCTACCGCGCCGGCGACCTCGCGCAGGCGGCCCAATCCTTCAGGGAGGGCTTGGCCTACGATCCGAGCAACGAATGGATCAAGGAATCCCTCGAAAGGACCATGGACGAGCTGAAGAAGTCTTTCGACAAGTCCATGAAGGATCTGAAACTCAATGCCGCGGTCGCGCCGTCCCGGCCGGCGTCCCAGCCGGCGTCCCAGCCGGCGCCTCAGCCGGCGCCTCAGTCTCCGGAGCCTTCGGCGGCTCGCCACGTGGTCCAGAAGGGGGACACCTTTTGGAACCTCGCGCAAAGATACTATGGGGATCCGCAGAGATGGGAAGTCATCCGGGATGCCAATGGCCAGAACCTGGAGCTGGGCGCCACGGTGCTGATCCCTCCGGTTGCCGCCTCGTCCGGGGCTGTCAAGCGCCAACAGCCTGCCGTCGCGACCGACCGCCCCCGCAGTCACGTCGTGCGCAAGGGGGACAGCCTGACGAGGCTGGCCAAGAAATATTACGGGAATGCCTCGTACTTCCAGTTCATCCTGCGGGCCAATCCGGGGCTCAAGGACGGGGACGATCTGAAATTCGGCAGCACGCTGGTCATCCCCCCGCTTCCCAAGACCTCACCGCGGCAATAA